The Epinephelus fuscoguttatus linkage group LG19, E.fuscoguttatus.final_Chr_v1 genome contains the following window.
TTGTGTAAAAGACGTTCACAGCCAGCGATGTGACAAATCTGTCTTTATTTCAGCTTGATTAAATGGCAATGATACAAACCTCAAATCAAACATTATCGAACAGAATACCAAAAGAAAAATGGCACAACTAATAGacaaatgaagacaaaataCCCACTATACATTTAAGTATGTACAACTTTGATAAATAAACCAATACTGTCTAGAATTAtgattgttttgctttttttttccttattccTCTAGGATCAGAGcgcagagaggagcagagagagagagagagagagggaggaagagaaccAGGAAACAGAACAGGCAGGGGGTGAAGATAATGACCAGCAGGCACAGACGACTGGAGAGTAGAAAAGACAACCACTTGATGCACGACTCGCAACTGCGTTTGCAAAATGGTACCTCGACGCAGTTTGACAAAAATGACGTGTCACTGGTTTGGCCTGACCAATTAGCCACCCTGACCTTCGTCGTTTGGTTCGCCGCAGTACATTCCTCACACAACAAGTAGTTTTATATTGTTTCACATCACACTTTGGATCCTGAGACGGGGGACGCCCCATTATTTTCCAGAAATAGCTTCAAAGAACCGCATGTTTATTTGTGCCGCTTTGAAGTCTCTACAACAATAGGTCATATATCACGTCTTATATATAACCTGAAGCACACAGTATTATACAAGGATCAATGAGGTCGGGCTGACGGCTGAAAATAACGAGTGATTTGTTTTACCATTTAATAGGTACAAAGAAAAAGCACAACGAAGGCAGGAAAAGATTAATTGATGTTCGACTGGGAGAAGAAAACTGTGAATTACTGTCGCTAACCAGCAGCTTTTCTCATCACATTTCATCTAGAGTGCCAGGCACTGTGCAGCAGTAAAACATCTTTCCTAACCATGAAATTAAGTAATAGAAGGTGGTCTTGTGTTTGAGacagatgaggaaaaaaatgtgtaggaagagaaaataaaaaaaaggggcCACCAGCTCTAATTTCCAGACGACTAAAGACCTTAAGAGAAGCCCAGGGTGATCAGCACTCGTCCCTTTTAAAAGACGCTAATCCCCTGGATGCATCTCCAGGACCTGCAGGAAATGAACAGCGAGAGCCAGACATGCAGACACCCTCACCTGCAGCAGTACGTCCCCACACTGCAGCTTCACATTGACGAAAAAAAAGAGAGTTCAGCCTGGGACACAGATGAGGCTTTCATTCCTCCCATGGCTGTCATGTGGCGAACAGGATCCATGTCAACACGGACATGGAAAAGTTTCAGAACATCATAACAATCTCCTGAGtggcaactgttttttttttgaaacagaagtttttgttttctttttcgtTTTCCTACAAAATCAATACCAGTTGGCAAATTataccctccctccctcccacaccCCGCCCCCACTGCAGATTCAGTTGCAAGacctttttttatgttttgtacaaaagcaaacaaaacagacGCAAGAGGAATCAACATTTAAAGCTGTAAAAATAGACACGTATTATCCTAACATATTAAAGCACATCAGAAACTTTTCTTTCGGAAAGCGAGGAATATTTTGGTTGGAGCGCCACACTTGGTCAGACctgctgagttttaaatgaTGTGTGCTACGAGGGACTGCATGAGTGtatgcatgttgtgtttgtgtgcgatGTATATGGgcattctgtttgttttaaagcatCTTCAAAGGGGATTTTGCTGCGTCACAGCAAGATTTCCTTTTGGCCTCATAGACAGAGAGCACACACAaagctgagagagaaagagagacaggaggTTAGAGGACACTTTGGCCCTGACTCTTATCTAGAAACCCCAGCATGCTTCCTGTTTTTCTGGCCTGTAGAGTCCCAAAGCCAGAGCTAGTATGTATCCTAGAGAAATCCCCCGGAGAGGTCTGAGGAAGACCTCGGCTGTGGCCTCTGCACCGACCCACAAAGGGTGAGCAGATAGCCggaccccccaccccccccccctacTCTGTCAAGTGCAACATCTGGAATGCTGGGCTGCTCTAGTGCCTCTTCATAGACGACACCTTCTTCTTCCTGGCTGCCAGCATCTCGTAAAAGGGGTCCCTGCTGATGGCAGCTCTGTGGGCGCAGACACAGAGGAAAATGTCAGGGAGAGACACATAATGGCAGAATATTGTAAATTGCTGCACTTATACAGCGCTGTAATGTCAGATAATATACATTTCAACTTAATTAATGCTCATTATGTcggcttttattttaaaaattcataGAATTACATAGATATGTGTGACTATGGTAAATTGGAACTGTAAAAACATCATTTATCTCCTATTTTTCTCTTTATGCTCTAAATGTAAAATCTTCAACACTGTGCAGAAACAACTTGTGACAGTGTGGTCTAATCCAATCTGCTccaactgaaaaaacaaaacaaaacagtgagtTTTAAACAGTGAGTCGTGCAGGCAAGTTCAAGAGGCAATCCTACTCCTTCTCTGAGTCATAATTCACTCAAATTTGAAGATACAGACTTTTAGATTCAGTATGAATTATACTTTCTGATGATATCATTATCTCAGATAAGCATTGCAAAAAATTAAAGAATAAAATGCCCTCCTTGCCTTCAGAACTTGTCTGAATAATTTGTACAGTCATGAGTTTACTGGGTGCAAGCAAGATGTGCTAGCAGCTAATTAGCCGACTTTTAATGGTGCCAATTTGCTAAAATTTGCACAGATATAGGCTTTAAAATTTGAGGCTTGAGTTGTAGTCACAGCTAACTCCCTGACTTCATGGCAACATTATACTTCCCGTTGACGTCCCCCAAATTATGAGACCCGCAGTCTCAAAACTTACAGCACAATTATCCCCCAAAATGGAACcaagacaaagacaaataatAGAAGTGACCTTGAAAAACCCTGACCTACAGCAATGAGCCTTACATGTAAGCATGCACCATACTTTGACTTCCAGAGGTGGgggtaaaaaaaagtatttacttGATGCTGTTCATCCATTCATCTTTTTCCTCAGCAGTGGGGGCAGAGATGCGGTAGAAGGTGTGGTTACCCTCCACAACACGTCCGTCAGCCTCTGTCTTGCACGCTTTTATCACCTGGTCCTTGTTGTCGGGAATGAAAAGCTCAAAGCAGTTCTGCAGAAGCAAAGTGGATGGAGGTTAAAATTTATAGGTAAGTATAAGGATGTAAAAATAACtgtcttttacttttactgtcTACGCACTATTAGCACAAGTACTGAGAGTTCCAAATGTGTATAGTGGTGATGCGCAAACTACCCCGTCCAACCCACAAACATATGTCGATAATCAATGAGATGAACCTGACAAACTTGAAAAACCAAAGCTAAAAATTGCTAACAACTTAGTCGCTGTTGGCTAGTTTGTCATTTCGAGTAAATATCAgaatataaaatgtgtattttctgtttaaaaagtacaaatggaGGCACCACGACACCTATTCTTTAAGCGGTTATGTCTCAAGTATCATCTTAAGCGCACAGTGGTTTGTGTACATGACGTAACAGAGGTGCATATTTAACAGATTCAGTGTGGCCATAGAACCTTGTTGATAGGACACCATGTTAGGCCTACATTTTCTCACagagaaatatttttattggaCATTATGACTAGAGAGATTTAAGTATGTCGGACTTAACCGGATTTTTTTCTactcaaaaactaaataattgAAACCCTGAGTGCAGCAGCTCTGATGATGAAGCTGCTTACTGTGTATGTTTGAGAGATTCAGAtagggggacagagagagaagaagagaaggtggaaggtggactgttgcaaaaatgtttccagggtgtctacagatataaccaagttaaatttaagactttttaagacctttttaatacctCCTTATATGAAATTTAAGAACAAACCTGCAACAGAAATACAACAATTGGGTTCAAtagtttttttgtaaaaaagaaTCTCTCCGCTGTCATTAATGCTGTTTATTATTGCAAGTCTTCGGTCTGTCCAATGATTGTAAACAGTCGCTGGGTCTGTCGGGCTGGAGAAATGTTCGTGGTAATCTGACAATATTTACGaaccatcaaatctgaatttaagacaatttaagactttttaaggccttatatcATATTCACTTCATGACCCATCTGCTTGAAACCAGTGATACTTTTCAACAAGCTTACCTGAACCGCCCAACTCATGGGTTGTGGGCCAGCTCGTGCATCACTTGTGCCTGCCTAGATTTAGAAATCCCTCTTTATGGCCTTCTGTTCACCTCCAGACATAACTGTTATAAAGCGGTTGTATGCTATTCCCTATCAAGCATATAATTGTCCATTAAAAgtctatttttgtttatttaataaatcaaataattcCGGCTGTGGAAATTTAGCTAAAATATTAAACCCCAGTAGTTAGTTTTATAAATGGGCAGCATTGAAGACAGTCCTCCTTCGCTGCCCATTTCAAAAATGGATTGTAGTAAAGTATGAGTCTTAACTGTGTGTAGTCACAAGAATGAACCAGCAGAGGGAGCTGTACTTACAGGCTTCTTATCCTCCACCTCCTTGATGCTTAGGTTCTCCAGGGGGATGATTCCTCTGGGCTCTTTGTCCTGGACAAATGTAAGATACGTGAGTGACAGCGCGCTGCACGCAGGGAACGACAGGAACAGAGCGAGCAGCTTCTTTTACTGCGACTGAGAAACTGAGCTGTACTCACTGTGGTGTACTCAAAGTAGTACAGACAGTTGTCTGTGAGGATGAACCACCTCCTCTTCCAGGTCTTAACTCGTCCTCCtgtgaaacaaacagccagCGTCAGAGAGGCTCAAGAGAGATAGACGGGAGAGAGACGAGCACCGAAGCACCAGGTCGAgcagcagacaggcagacagatgtatgggcagacagacagatgacgGCTCCACAGGACTCCTTTTACCCAAAACATCCCGCTATTCATCCTGATCCACCACTGCACCATGCGCTCACCATCACCACAGCTGCACAGCTCTCTGGTTATTGACTTTATAACTAGTGATTAATTCCCCCTTTCATTTGTAGATACTTGAAGCTAATTTTACACCTACATTTTAATAACATGTACTTGCCACTCAACAGTTAAATCACATTTAGTTGATAAATGCCATATTAAGGCTAATTGGAGTCAATCTGATGCCACAGGATAAAGCTCCACGTCTCCATTAGTGTCTTGGTGTGTCTCTCCTCACTTGTTCCTCTTTCCTTAGTTGCTGACTCAGAGGAATGAGTGTGGAGAGCCAGGATCAATACACAGGATACAGATCTATGTACTTTGCACTCACTGAACTTAATGAAGTAACTAGGAGACAGTTATAAATGTGGAAAGCACTCCAGTGACTGTATGAGGGCTGAATGTGGAAAGTAAGAAACGACTGAGGATTAAGTTCTCTTTGGTTTCTCTCTAGTTAACTCTGCACTCGCTGATCTgtagctgacctctgaccccctTTGTCACCCATACTTCCTGTTAGGGGAAACCTGATCACAGTAGCAGATGGCACTCTTGCTGTGGGAGGATGGGATGCCAACAAACTGAGAGGGGCAGGAAGCCCAGCGCTTGGAGCTATGCTCGGCTTCTCTACAGGCATCCCAGACACAAATTTcctgtttttggttttgttaaGTGACTTCTCAGTCATACAGGAGCAGTGTCCAGTTAGTGAGGGGGGCAAGCTTTCTTTCTGAACATGACATAAGGACCTAAGCCTTGTCTAGACGAGACTATCCCACCACCGATGTTAGTAAAAAGCTGCACTGTGAAACCCATCTACAAGGATAGAGGAGGCTTTGAGGATGTTTATATACAGACATGTAGAACACGCTTGTGTTATCatataacagcagcagcactgtatATGATATCCCATCATATCACAGACATCATGATAGGTCAAACACTTCAGTCTATGCTTGTTATAATCTACAGACGCCATCGAACACACGTTTCACTGGACAGGCGGAGAGCCCCTCGCCGCATCGCAACTCGTCAGCATGTTGCAAcaaaaaagcagacaaacagaaaaacacagacgcGATGGCAGAGTCACACAGCTGACGGCCCGAGAGTTGATTGGGTTGTGATTGGTTTCGTGGTCAGTTCCCGTCACTCCCAAAGAAGGAGAGATGACCTCCTCCTGTGCAAGAATGTGTGGGACGAGGCGGGACGTCCCAGCAGATTGTtgcagaggtgtgtgtgcacGGTGCTGGGCCGGAGTGGAGCTGAGTGGAGGAGGGCGCCCATGCAAGACGGGACTGTGGGAGGCTGGGCGAGTAGAGGTTAAGAGGGAAAAGGCTTTCTGCTAAATCTAATCTAGTTGTTCATATTTTTATGATTCTTTGGAAATGATTCATCAACAGGATGAATCAGCAACTGGTTGTCTTCTTACCTTGAAGGTTCTTTGCTTACAAGGACTCGTATTTTGTAAATAACAGACAGGAAGCGTCAATTACAATAATGCACTACTAACCATGTGCACATTAAGCATGCATGAATCATTTGAATAAAGCCTGACTCCCTTTTGGCACACTCCTCTGCCCACGCTTCTCTCCCACAGTTTGGTCCAGTCCGGTCGAGCACCACACCGGGCCGCAGCCGCACTGTTACCCTTCAGATCCATTTACAGCATAAGATAAGGAGAGCAGAGCCACATCGTTGAAAAGGTGCAGTATTCCCCTTCCATGCAACCAGAGAGCACACAACAACGAGCCAATGGGTGAATGGGTTCATGATCAATTTAGAGAGTTCAGCAAAAGTCCTTTGTTGTGCTCGCTgtatggaaaaaaaaggaataatgCAGCTTCCAAAAAAACAGATCAAAGAGAGTGACCGACCACAGCATACAGAGAAAAGAGGGTCAAACGGCTCAGTAGAGTGGTCACAAAGCATCAGCTCCCCGAGCCGAGCCCACGGGGTGGCAAACGCACCCGGCGACTGCCCGGCAACCACCCACAGAGATAAAAGAGAGTGGACAAACCACCAGCTCAATGAGAGACTGAACAGACAAACATCTGAAGTTCAAATGAGTCAGTGGAGAgacaaaagataaaaataaaaaaaatctgcagacaaaaaaaaaaaccccaaacaaataaattatgaaaaaaacaaaaaacaaaacaaaacaaaaaaaaaaaacacctgtgtgaatGTATAAAAAAATGAGGAAGAGAACAAAAGCATGGCGGACCACCAAAAAGCACCCGAGAGCTGAGAGATGGACTAGCATTTGGGAAGAGCAGGTGTACATACCTCCTGAGGAAAGACAACAGCCAAAATCAtgggaacaaacaaacaaacgaagaggaaaagaaaacaaaaaaaatcaaattaaatgatAAGGAATTATTGCACCACAGTCCTGTTAATCTGGCTCCAGGGAGGCTTTGATGCACTGCTTTACAGCTTTGAGTTTTAACTTCATGTATTCTGAGTCAACAGATTTCACAGTAACACTTCCTATGATGCGTTACAAGCATGCTTATAATGCCTTAATATCTGCTTATAGCACAGTATAACTATAGTTATATGCACTCATAAATATTCATAATGTTTTATAACAATAATCATTATATCATTGAAGCATTTTAGAATGACTTTTATAGTCAAGtatcatattatattttataactcactgacttttttttgcaaGGGCCATAGTTTATTAAGATTGTATtccatcatttttctttagtaaTGCATTATATTGTAATTGTGTTACATTAAATAAGTATTATTATATACTAATATCACTTAATTTGGTGTTTAGAGGAATGTTTTTTGGAAACATTACATAAGTAAAATATAAATGTCCATCATTCAGTTGGGTCAAACTGGAATTACCTTAACTGTACtcagatttttttgtcttaatgACACATTATATACATCTACAAGTTTAGTATAACTGTTTCAATTattatgtttctgtatttttaatttgatcaTGCCTCTCTTTAATTTCATCtctttgtaaagcactttgatcatcctttgttgttttaaaatgtgctcaATAAATAAACTGACTAGACTTGATTATCTATAATTTCTCAATTGAATTACTTTTTTgggtgaaaaaataaatgtcctCCATTCAACTGTTAGTCATCAAAAAAATAGGTCAAATTGGAGTACTACATTTCTGTTTTGACCCATTAAAgaatttcattttatattttgtgttcTTCTTGCAAagatttaatgatatttttctAATGAATGTAACACAAACAATGACCACTTATAGAAACTTCTAATCACATTAGGATGCATTACAACAGTGACCATAATGCATTATAAAATTATTATATTGTACTCTATCTATAAAAATGATAATACACTATGATCCTTGCAAAAAAAGCAATGCGTGTTATGATTACTGTTCAGAATCATTATAGATATTAAAGAGTGCTTTAACTATAATCATACAGTGCTAGAAGCAAATTATAACACAGTATAAGTATGTTTATAACACATTGTGGGTGCCACAGTAAGTGttactgattttacacatcTGCTGTTACTCTATCAGCCCACAAGGGGGAGTCCTACTCACTGTCACAGCTGCTGCAAAGCACTACATCAATGTCGCCTCCACTTGGGTCCATTTCTGTTATATCCAGTAATTTACCTTCCACCCTGATTGTTTTACTCAAATCTGCCAATTTGGAGTAATTGGAGAAAGAGCAATTCCTCATTATCTTGTTGTAGTTGGTTGTAAAGATTCACAGCGATTGGAGGATTTCACTTTCAACACTTAagcttttataaaaaataaataaattcattgtGAATCTGTACAACAGAGAGAGATctcagaggaaacagaggatGAAGAGTTCAGGGGTCCATGGTTGTGCTTTTCTGCTTGTAGGGTGACTGTGACCAGCAAAAAGTCAGGTCAAAAAGGTCCATAAACTGTCACGAAACACTGTTAAAATTTATAACGACAGGAAAAATAGTTATAAAGCACTAAGACACACCCGTAATTATTGAAAAACTCCAAGGCCTGCTGAGGATTTCCACAGTGGGACAGAATATACACTTAAAATCTCCATTAAAAGGaccaaaatgtccaaaaattcCAGGATAAAAATGCCTTATTTAATTAGAAATTCAAAAACTTGCGTATGTGCagtatgtgtctgtttgtgtatgtgcataCACTTGATTTACAAGTGATAAAGTCAGTATTTGAGCATGTGCGTGCATGTCGGTGTATGAATATGCCGTCTTAAATAATTCAACGACTCCACATGTGGTGCTCTGATCTCAAGGCCACATTCATAATACATGAAAGCAGGCGGCGATGTCTTCAGATGTCTCGGGTTGAGTGTGTACATACCTACGCGCACATGCTCACACCTtagcacactcacacatatatacacGGGTTCCTGACCTCAGGGGAGACATTGGTTATCACTATATGCTATGAAAACAATAATCCAAAATAAACTATCAGCACAGGTACATTGTTGGGATTATGTTGGCAATTCATTACGTGCACAAGCACATCCAGTGTCACTCACCCAGTTTTAGCAGCCAGCCCTCTCTGTCTGGGTtgaagaaagtgtgtgtgaggtcattGCCGTCATCCTCTGGGATTTTGAAAGGCTCATTCTTGATGCTCTCATACAGATTCTACAGTAAGGGACAATGAATggaaatcaatcaaatcaatcaaattgAGAAATCACTCACAAGAAGGGAAACAACAGCGAGTTTTAAATCCGTACTGACCCTGAGCAGGTCTTCAGGTAAGTCTCCTCCGTCATTGATTCCTCTGTTCATGGAGATGAATCGTTCCACAGACGGCTTGTCCTTCACATTCGGGTTGTGGAGGCTGGTGTTCAGCATTATGATGGCAAATGACAGGATGTAACAGGtgtctgtaacacacacacaaacacacacacacacacacacacacacacacacacacacacaagcaagaTCACACTATGAGAGCGTGATGAGCAAAAGGTTGCTGTTTACCATAAAAACTGCTGCCAGTGTTTAATTCAATGTTTAAATATGAATGTAAATTAGCTGAGCTGAAAGGACTGCACTTAGGGGACCACAGTCAAACAGAGAGGAACAGATAGGCGAAGCTTCGTTAGCGTGGAGAGTGGGTGGGAGTGAAAGGTTGTGCGTGGGCAGCtaagtatgcatgtgtgtttctggACGTGCgctctaatgtgtgtgtgtgtgcatctgctAAAAAGACAACGTGGCCAGCGCACGGCTGACGCAGCAGCACTTTATCTGGCCTGTTAGGCTGTTGAGAAGTCCCATGCATTATTCACATCCATCTGCATCCATGTTAGAGGCAGGCAGCTGTCTGCTATGGGCATTATTTCCCAAAAGCCAGACACTCTTCCAGAGCACGGTTCACCTCAGTAGACTTTGTGTCTGCTAAACAAAGCAGTTTAGATATGAGTTCCACTGACATGCCATTAAATCTCAGCACAGTATGGAAAATAAAGTGCTTCAGGGAGACAAAATTTATCTGGTAGAGTCTCTTAAAAACTGTGAAATTTAGAGATAAAAACTTCTTATTAACAATCTGAGGGAGGAATGTGAATTAGAGTAACTGTATTCACATAGCTGACAAAAATGCCTTTGCACCTGGACTCtacttttccatgtttttgtgtctacatGACTAATGGGAACTGTGCACATTCAATTTGCATCCActtaaaatgcttgtttttgccactgacaggctcagattattaattagcgtgtctgacaacattatgggaAGGATTccgacagagatagacctttttgttaaagagtaaggtcctttttgtttaaccagtaCAAGCCCGAAATTTGCCattgtcaaacccaccagactccatgtaAATTCACAGTAATTTaagcgtgtatagagccagcatatttatAGAGCCAAGATGTTTTttgtaagttttattttgtttccgtCTACTCTGACAGAAGTGTGTTTATGACGATAAAATTATTACTTATCTAAATGtgtggtgggtttggcgatgatgactttggggctgtttctggttaaacaaaaaggatacAATACTGGCAAAAATACTTGTCTCCATCAATCAGTTAGCGTCAAAACATGAGGAAGagggtccaggctgaaaaatatcaaagtcaCCCTTTAATCAATAAACTATTAAGACACAAGAAAAACTGAAGTTGTTGTATTCTTTGTTTCACTGCACACACGTGTTCACAGCTCCTTGGTGTTTCATGACAACACTGAGAGCTGGGGTGTATGGCGTGACAGCGCTACCTGTGGACTGGAAAACGCCAGGGTTGCATTGGCAGTAGCGTTGGGCGAAGGCCTCCATCATGCGGTCGATCTTCTGAGCTTCTCCCGGTAGCCGAAAACTCCACAGGAACTGTCTGTGAGGGGACACGGCTCAGTAGTCAGCAACAGACTCACTTCCACTGTGAAAAGGCTGAATGATTTCTCTAAGGGCACAAGACTGAAACTGACAGCTGCATCTTTCCAAATTGCAAATAAGgagactttaaaaaaatgaactgtaTCGCACATGATTTACATAAAACGAGGGGTAAAGCTGTGAGAATCTAGTCAAGGACCTGCTGAGTATGTAGCAGAGCTGAGGATACATGTTTTCTGGGAGATGCTGTCTTACCTTAGGGCCTGAACCAGGTTGAGGTCTGTGAACTCATGAAGCTCCACAAAGGCATGGAGGACTTGGATATTGAAGTCATCTCTACAGGAGACAAAACATGACACATTTCTTATTGGTAAACATTTCCAAAGTGCCTCTCTGCTTAACTataaccaaataaacaaaagattACAGCTGCAACTAatcattatatttttattgattcatctaacaattaaagaaaataatgtcCTTCACACTTTCCTAAAGCCACAAATTAGCTAAATTAATTTCTAGTTTTGTCCAAACTCAGTCTGTAACCCAATGATATTCAGTTTCATCTGACAAAGAAACCCAGGATGTTTTTTATGGACCCAGGATGTTTTTTATCAGCTtgaaaaactattttaaaagaGCCAAAATATCAATTTAGCATTACAAAAACATCTACACTAATACTCTGCAAGGCCTATAAACAGACTGAGATGCATATAATCGGTGAAGTTCCCCATTCAAATCATCAATCAATTAAAACagttaataataaatacattttctttcaaTGGATTAATTAGCTAGTTGTTGAAGCTCTAAAAAAGATGATTATACCTAACAAGCATATCTATTGtataaaaatagattttaaaaggGGCGATGACACTttcccttattttctgtcaaatgTGTAATACTACAGTGatggatgttcatattaaacgtgGCCAAAGTTTTAAACGATGAGGTCAATGTacgtaaaagtaatcccttcagaccgttctgaatactctgtttccaacatAGACGATGCCAGcctgtgacagatttctttatatggtcatccgCCGCTGTTTTTGAACATTGAAGCACGTAAACAAATTCTGGGTTTCTACTTGAACATGTG
Protein-coding sequences here:
- the cyth1a gene encoding cytohesin-1a isoform X3, encoding MEGENHVPDDLTPEEQQELENIRRRKQELLEDIQRLKDEIAEVTSEIENLGSTEERKNMQRNKQVAMGRKKFNMDPKKGIQFLIENDLLKNTSDDIAQFLYKGEGLNKTAIGDYLGERDDFNIQVLHAFVELHEFTDLNLVQALRQFLWSFRLPGEAQKIDRMMEAFAQRYCQCNPGVFQSTDTCYILSFAIIMLNTSLHNPNVKDKPSVERFISMNRGINDGGDLPEDLLRNLYESIKNEPFKIPEDDGNDLTHTFFNPDREGWLLKLGGGRVKTWKRRWFILTDNCLYYFEYTTDKEPRGIIPLENLSIKEVEDKKPNCFELFIPDNKDQVIKACKTEADGRVVEGNHTFYRISAPTAEEKDEWMNSIKAAISRDPFYEMLAARKKKVSSMKRH
- the cyth1a gene encoding cytohesin-1a isoform X2; translated protein: MVLKSEDGVVPDDLTPEEQQELENIRRRKQELLEDIQRLKDEIAEVTSEIENLGSTEERKNMQRNKQVAMGRKKFNMDPKKGIQFLIENDLLKNTSDDIAQFLYKGEGLNKTAIGDYLGERDDFNIQVLHAFVELHEFTDLNLVQALRQFLWSFRLPGEAQKIDRMMEAFAQRYCQCNPGVFQSTDTCYILSFAIIMLNTSLHNPNVKDKPSVERFISMNRGINDGGDLPEDLLRNLYESIKNEPFKIPEDDGNDLTHTFFNPDREGWLLKLGGGRVKTWKRRWFILTDNCLYYFEYTTDKEPRGIIPLENLSIKEVEDKKPNCFELFIPDNKDQVIKACKTEADGRVVEGNHTFYRISAPTAEEKDEWMNSIKAAISRDPFYEMLAARKKKVSSMKRH
- the cyth1a gene encoding cytohesin-1a isoform X4, producing the protein MQRNKQVAMGRKKFNMDPKKGIQFLIENDLLKNTSDDIAQFLYKGEGLNKTAIGDYLGERDDFNIQVLHAFVELHEFTDLNLVQALRQFLWSFRLPGEAQKIDRMMEAFAQRYCQCNPGVFQSTDTCYILSFAIIMLNTSLHNPNVKDKPSVERFISMNRGINDGGDLPEDLLRNLYESIKNEPFKIPEDDGNDLTHTFFNPDREGWLLKLGGGRVKTWKRRWFILTDNCLYYFEYTTDKEPRGIIPLENLSIKEVEDKKPNCFELFIPDNKDQVIKACKTEADGRVVEGNHTFYRISAPTAEEKDEWMNSIKAAISRDPFYEMLAARKKKVSSMKRH
- the cyth1a gene encoding cytohesin-1a isoform X1, translated to MGSVSELCVSSLQTFLCPAVKPLQAPVPDDLTPEEQQELENIRRRKQELLEDIQRLKDEIAEVTSEIENLGSTEERKNMQRNKQVAMGRKKFNMDPKKGIQFLIENDLLKNTSDDIAQFLYKGEGLNKTAIGDYLGERDDFNIQVLHAFVELHEFTDLNLVQALRQFLWSFRLPGEAQKIDRMMEAFAQRYCQCNPGVFQSTDTCYILSFAIIMLNTSLHNPNVKDKPSVERFISMNRGINDGGDLPEDLLRNLYESIKNEPFKIPEDDGNDLTHTFFNPDREGWLLKLGGRVKTWKRRWFILTDNCLYYFEYTTDKEPRGIIPLENLSIKEVEDKKPNCFELFIPDNKDQVIKACKTEADGRVVEGNHTFYRISAPTAEEKDEWMNSIKAAISRDPFYEMLAARKKKVSSMKRH